A region from the Geobacter benzoatilyticus genome encodes:
- a CDS encoding TolC family protein, with protein MTGLFSGNSFTWNFAPRITLPIFAAGANQATLKVAEVDRDIAVAQYEKSIQTAFLEMADALVQRGTIDDQLSAQQSLTDATSESNRLYQARYEKGVDNYLQMLDSQRALYGAQQNLIGVRFVRLLNVATLYKVVLSGRRNLCFSGIVVRAVLPPSG; from the coding sequence TTGACGGGACTCTTCTCAGGGAATTCCTTCACTTGGAACTTCGCGCCGCGGATAACGCTGCCGATCTTTGCCGCCGGAGCGAACCAGGCCACCCTCAAGGTGGCGGAGGTAGACCGCGACATCGCCGTGGCCCAGTATGAGAAGTCTATCCAGACCGCCTTTCTGGAGATGGCCGATGCCCTGGTCCAACGGGGCACCATCGACGATCAACTCTCGGCCCAGCAGTCCCTCACCGACGCCACCTCCGAGAGCAACCGCCTCTACCAGGCACGGTACGAAAAGGGAGTCGACAACTACCTCCAGATGCTTGATTCCCAGCGTGCCCTCTACGGCGCCCAGCAGAATCTTATAGGTGTCCGCTTTGTCCGCCTCCTCAACGTGGCGACTCTCTACAAGGTGGTGTTATCGGGTAGGAGAAATCTCTGCTTCAGTGGTATAGTTGTCAGGGCAGTGTTGCCGCCATCGGGTTGA
- a CDS encoding ABC transporter permease — MRPANILHLGIKELRSLLRDPIMLILIVYAFTFAIYSGATAMPETLHKAPIAIVDEDHSQLSQRIVDAFYPPQFVPPVLIDRAEMDARMDAGIDTFAIDIPPDFQRDVLAGRSPEIQLNVDATRMSQAFTGNGHIQTIIASEIGGFLQGYRSNRAPAVDLSLRARFNPELNKSWFGGVMKVIDNVTMLSIILTGAALLREREHGTVEHLLVMPVTPFEIMTGKVWAMALVVLTATACSLLFVVQGLLGVPIEGSIPLFLAGTALHLFATTSLGIFLGTLARSMPQFGLLMMLILLPLQILSGGTTPRESMPSFVQAVMLAAPNTHFVMLAQSILYRGAGFAVIWPQFVSLLLIGAVLFAVSLARFRKTIGTMA, encoded by the coding sequence ATGCGGCCCGCGAACATTCTCCATCTTGGCATCAAAGAGCTCCGCAGCTTGCTGCGGGACCCCATCATGCTCATCCTGATCGTCTATGCCTTCACCTTTGCCATCTACTCCGGCGCCACGGCTATGCCCGAAACCCTCCACAAGGCCCCTATTGCCATCGTGGACGAGGACCACTCCCAGCTCTCCCAGCGCATCGTCGATGCCTTCTATCCCCCCCAGTTCGTCCCACCGGTTCTCATCGACAGGGCCGAGATGGATGCCCGGATGGATGCCGGTATCGATACCTTCGCCATCGACATCCCCCCCGATTTTCAGCGCGACGTGCTGGCCGGCCGCTCTCCGGAGATCCAGCTCAACGTGGATGCCACCCGCATGAGCCAAGCTTTCACCGGCAATGGCCACATCCAGACCATTATCGCCAGCGAGATCGGGGGGTTCCTCCAGGGGTACCGCTCGAACCGTGCCCCTGCGGTGGATCTGAGTCTGCGGGCGCGGTTCAACCCGGAGCTGAACAAATCGTGGTTCGGGGGGGTCATGAAGGTCATCGACAACGTCACCATGCTTTCGATAATTCTCACCGGCGCGGCGCTTCTCCGCGAACGTGAGCACGGTACGGTCGAGCACCTCCTGGTCATGCCGGTGACCCCTTTCGAGATCATGACGGGCAAGGTGTGGGCCATGGCTCTAGTGGTGCTCACGGCAACGGCCTGCTCGCTCCTCTTCGTGGTCCAGGGGCTCCTCGGGGTACCCATTGAGGGCTCCATCCCCCTGTTCCTGGCCGGCACGGCCCTGCACCTGTTCGCAACCACTTCCTTGGGGATTTTTCTCGGCACCCTTGCCCGCTCCATGCCCCAGTTCGGGCTCCTGATGATGCTGATCCTCCTGCCGCTGCAGATCCTTTCAGGGGGGACCACACCCCGGGAGAGCATGCCCAGCTTTGTTCAGGCCGTGATGCTGGCAGCTCCCAACACCCATTTCGTCATGCTGGCCCAGTCAATCCTCTACCGGGGGGCGGGGTTTGCGGTGATTTGGCCCCAGTTTGTCTCTCTTCTCCTGATCGGAGCGGTACTGTTTGCCGTATCTCTGGCGCGCTTCCGCAAGACCATCGGGACGATGGCGTGA
- a CDS encoding response regulator: MGWYSDLKIGNKLLLGYGTIIAFSCLIGYFGVTGLTQLKSHLDAMHDHLIPSIEAAAMIERHHQQHRRTFLNYIMDNQKRRKELAIKLNHEAVEINESMAAFAKYSVHAPEHRFLTKVTTASKEYMVETQRLKAAIDAGVGYGTLADDNERLRALFTNVETLTKELTLHIIEEGHDHLENGKDSYGNIRRWLVTLLLSAVAIALSMAFFITRSVTNPIRLVLGAVRRMEEAGVEKARVVEAIAAGDLSRDIRISEQFRIDPETTGRDEGGMLIRAVAGMSEIQTSLDAAFSRMTVSLRRTREDEHKRDWLKSGANELNEILRGDRRLDEMANKSLSFLCEYLGAGVGALYLYNDDGSELEIAATYAISRRKGLNERFALGEGLAGEAARDKRIIRLTDVPFDYLPISSAIGEAKPLNIAAVPLLYNDHLVGVVELGSFREFTDLEMEFLQRAREGLAIGISVNRARKLVDELLEQTQTQAEELRVQQEELQQSNEELEERAQMLEQQREQIRSKNREVEESSRALQLKAEELERISAYKSEFLANMSHELRTPLNSLMILSSLLKENRDGNLSEKQVEYASIINSSGNDLLVLINDILDLAKIESGKLEFNYEKFAIRPLLNQLRTTFTPLAEQRGLGFDLTIEDGVPEEMTTDGLRTQQILKNLISNACKFTQEGRVAVRAHVPAPAANPLPVPAVAFAVSDTGIGIPAAKHEHIFQAFQQADGTTSRKFGGTGLGLSISRQLARGLNGDVRLESAEGSGSVFTLYLPLVAYCNLAAAAVVIPELPLEVGPGERPSPPAEFVSPAPVLADDRDRLQPGEKSILIIEDDLSFAAILMDMVRARGFSVLVAGDGESGIALADHYLPSAIILDVMLPHLDGWGVMRSLKDRLRTRHIPVHFLTCLEDRQKAMSMGAIGFVTKPVTSEQLDEVFGTIEQSLAKSVKKLLIVEDDRAEAKSMEALLGGRDVAITVAETGHEAIGLLSAGQFDCIVLDLGLAGMSGFEVLEKIHSLDEGGRIPVIIHSGRDLSREEELRLRHYAESIIIKGVKSPERLLNEVSLFLHFVESGIAPEKKRMITTALDNEAMLAGKNVLIVDDDMRNIFSLSSVFSEKKIVVFEAENGREALDRLNENPDMDAVLMDVMMPEMDGFEATRMIRKDPRFAGLPIIALTAKAMKGDRDECLKAGASDYIQKPVDMERLFSLLRVWLYGR; the protein is encoded by the coding sequence ATGGGGTGGTACTCGGATCTGAAGATTGGAAACAAACTCCTTCTCGGTTACGGGACGATTATTGCCTTCAGTTGCCTGATCGGCTATTTCGGAGTGACGGGGCTGACACAGCTCAAGTCGCACTTGGATGCCATGCACGACCACCTGATCCCCAGCATTGAGGCGGCGGCAATGATCGAGCGCCACCACCAGCAGCATCGACGAACCTTCCTGAACTATATTATGGATAACCAGAAGCGGCGTAAGGAATTGGCAATCAAGCTCAATCATGAAGCGGTGGAGATCAACGAGTCCATGGCGGCGTTTGCCAAATACTCGGTCCATGCCCCCGAGCACCGCTTCCTGACAAAAGTCACCACTGCTTCCAAGGAGTACATGGTCGAGACGCAGAGGCTCAAGGCTGCCATCGATGCCGGTGTCGGCTACGGGACCCTTGCCGATGACAATGAGCGCTTGCGGGCGCTCTTTACCAATGTCGAGACCTTAACCAAGGAACTTACGCTGCACATTATCGAAGAGGGGCACGACCATTTGGAAAATGGGAAAGACAGCTACGGCAATATCCGCCGGTGGCTTGTCACTCTGCTCCTCAGCGCGGTGGCCATAGCATTGTCCATGGCATTTTTTATTACGCGCAGCGTCACCAATCCCATCCGGCTGGTTCTAGGCGCCGTGCGGAGGATGGAGGAGGCGGGCGTGGAAAAGGCCCGGGTCGTGGAGGCCATAGCTGCCGGCGACCTGAGCCGGGATATCCGGATTTCGGAACAGTTTCGCATTGACCCTGAAACCACCGGCCGGGACGAGGGGGGGATGCTTATCCGGGCGGTTGCCGGCATGAGCGAGATTCAGACTTCCCTGGACGCCGCTTTTTCACGGATGACGGTGTCGCTCCGCCGGACCAGGGAGGATGAGCACAAAAGAGACTGGCTGAAGAGCGGCGCCAATGAGCTTAACGAAATTTTGCGGGGTGACCGGCGGCTTGATGAGATGGCGAACAAGAGCCTTTCCTTCCTCTGCGAATACCTGGGAGCCGGGGTGGGTGCGCTTTATCTCTATAATGATGATGGCAGCGAACTGGAGATTGCCGCCACCTATGCTATCTCGCGCCGGAAGGGGCTGAACGAGCGTTTTGCCCTTGGAGAAGGGCTGGCCGGCGAGGCCGCCAGGGACAAAAGAATCATCCGCCTCACCGATGTGCCCTTCGACTATCTTCCCATAAGCTCGGCCATCGGCGAGGCGAAGCCCCTCAATATAGCCGCCGTGCCGCTGCTTTATAACGACCATCTCGTTGGAGTCGTGGAGCTGGGTTCATTCAGGGAGTTTACGGACCTGGAGATGGAGTTCCTCCAGCGGGCACGGGAAGGGCTTGCCATCGGAATCAGCGTCAACAGGGCGAGGAAGCTTGTGGACGAGTTGCTCGAACAGACCCAGACCCAGGCCGAGGAACTTCGGGTCCAGCAGGAAGAGCTGCAACAGAGCAACGAAGAGCTTGAGGAGCGGGCCCAGATGCTGGAACAGCAGCGGGAGCAGATCCGCTCCAAGAACCGCGAGGTCGAGGAGTCGAGCCGGGCTTTGCAGCTCAAAGCGGAAGAGCTGGAGCGGATAAGTGCCTACAAGTCGGAATTCCTGGCCAATATGTCCCATGAATTGCGGACCCCCCTCAACAGCCTGATGATCCTTTCGTCCCTGCTGAAGGAGAACCGGGACGGCAATCTGTCGGAAAAGCAGGTTGAGTATGCATCCATCATAAACAGCTCCGGCAACGACCTGCTGGTCCTTATCAACGACATCCTCGACCTCGCCAAAATCGAGTCGGGCAAGCTGGAGTTCAATTACGAGAAATTCGCAATTCGCCCCCTTCTCAACCAGCTCCGCACGACTTTCACTCCCCTTGCGGAGCAGCGTGGGCTCGGCTTCGATCTCACCATCGAAGACGGCGTTCCGGAAGAGATGACCACCGATGGGTTGCGGACCCAGCAGATACTGAAAAACCTCATTTCCAATGCCTGCAAATTCACCCAGGAGGGGCGGGTGGCCGTGAGGGCCCATGTGCCGGCACCGGCCGCGAACCCGCTCCCCGTCCCGGCCGTTGCCTTCGCCGTCTCCGACACCGGGATCGGCATTCCCGCCGCAAAACACGAACACATCTTTCAGGCGTTCCAGCAGGCTGACGGAACGACGAGCCGGAAGTTCGGCGGGACCGGCCTGGGGCTTTCCATTTCAAGACAGCTCGCCCGCGGGCTCAATGGCGATGTCCGCCTCGAAAGCGCGGAAGGAAGCGGAAGCGTATTTACCCTGTATCTTCCCCTTGTGGCTTATTGCAACCTGGCGGCTGCGGCGGTGGTGATTCCCGAATTGCCCCTGGAAGTCGGACCGGGCGAAAGACCGTCTCCACCGGCAGAATTCGTGTCGCCTGCCCCGGTGCTGGCGGATGACCGCGATAGACTTCAGCCTGGGGAGAAAAGCATCCTGATCATCGAGGATGATCTCTCCTTTGCCGCAATCCTGATGGACATGGTGCGCGCCCGGGGCTTTTCGGTGCTGGTGGCGGGGGACGGGGAGAGCGGAATCGCCCTTGCCGACCATTATCTGCCGAGCGCCATCATCCTTGATGTCATGCTTCCCCATCTGGATGGCTGGGGGGTCATGAGGAGCCTGAAGGACAGATTGAGAACACGGCATATTCCGGTGCATTTCCTTACCTGCCTGGAAGACCGCCAGAAGGCGATGAGCATGGGCGCCATCGGATTCGTGACCAAGCCGGTGACGAGTGAACAGCTGGACGAGGTGTTCGGCACCATCGAGCAGTCTCTGGCCAAAAGCGTGAAAAAGCTCCTGATTGTCGAAGATGACAGGGCTGAGGCAAAGAGCATGGAGGCGCTGCTGGGGGGGCGGGATGTGGCCATTACGGTTGCCGAGACCGGCCATGAGGCCATCGGGCTCCTGTCTGCCGGGCAGTTCGACTGTATCGTGCTCGACCTGGGCCTTGCCGGCATGTCGGGATTCGAGGTGCTGGAGAAAATCCATTCCCTGGACGAAGGCGGCCGAATCCCTGTGATTATCCACTCCGGCCGCGACCTGTCCCGGGAAGAGGAACTGCGGCTGCGCCATTATGCCGAGAGCATTATCATCAAGGGGGTGAAGAGCCCGGAACGGCTTCTCAACGAGGTCTCGCTCTTCTTGCATTTCGTGGAGAGCGGCATAGCGCCCGAGAAGAAGCGGATGATCACCACTGCCCTCGACAACGAAGCGATGCTCGCCGGGAAGAACGTCCTCATTGTGGATGACGACATGCGCAATATATTCTCACTCTCCAGCGTTTTCTCGGAGAAGAAGATCGTCGTCTTCGAGGCGGAAAACGGCAGGGAAGCCCTTGACCGCCTCAACGAAAACCCCGATATGGATGCCGTGCTGATGGATGTGATGATGCCGGAGATGGACGGTTTCGAGGCGACCCGCATGATACGTAAGGATCCGCGGTTTGCCGGCCTCCCCATCATCGCCCTTACTGCAAAGGCCATGAAGGGGGATCGCGACGAGTGCCTCAAGGCCGGGGCCAGCGACTACATCCAGAAACCGGTGGACATGGAAAGACTGTTTTCGCTATTGCGGGTATGGCTCTACGGGCGCTGA
- a CDS encoding CheR family methyltransferase: MEPEELFDIEIRLLLTGIRQVYGYDFTDYSEASIRRRIAQWFVSSGYPSLSAAQGAVLRDREVFGSLLRGITVNVSEMFRDPAFFKALREHVVPHLKTYPFVKVWHAGCASGEEAYSLAILLEEEGLKGRFRMYATDINDEVLQNARDGIFPLKEMQRYTRNYQLSGGMGAFSDYYSARYDYAIMMKSLRDRIVFASHNLAVDSDFGEMHLILCRNVLIYFKPALKERVLGLFDTCLMPGAFLCLGLKEALSGRGIEARYAEMVPRMRIYRKSYGQEQQR; the protein is encoded by the coding sequence ATGGAACCGGAAGAGCTCTTCGATATAGAGATACGTCTGCTCCTGACGGGGATCCGTCAGGTGTACGGATACGATTTTACCGATTATTCCGAGGCATCCATCAGGCGCAGGATTGCCCAGTGGTTCGTCTCCAGCGGCTATCCGAGCCTCTCCGCCGCCCAGGGGGCCGTGCTGCGCGACCGGGAGGTCTTCGGCTCGCTCCTGCGGGGGATTACGGTCAACGTGTCGGAGATGTTCAGGGACCCCGCATTTTTCAAGGCGCTGCGGGAGCATGTGGTGCCGCACCTGAAAACCTATCCCTTCGTCAAGGTATGGCATGCCGGCTGCGCTTCGGGCGAGGAGGCATACTCCCTTGCCATACTCCTCGAAGAAGAAGGGCTGAAGGGACGCTTCAGGATGTATGCCACCGACATCAACGATGAAGTTCTCCAGAATGCCAGGGATGGGATATTTCCCTTGAAGGAGATGCAGCGCTACACCCGGAACTACCAGCTGTCCGGCGGCATGGGGGCGTTTTCGGATTACTACTCGGCCCGCTATGACTATGCAATCATGATGAAGTCCCTGCGGGACCGAATCGTCTTTGCCTCCCACAACCTGGCGGTTGACTCTGATTTCGGGGAAATGCACCTGATTCTTTGCCGAAATGTACTCATATATTTCAAGCCGGCCCTCAAGGAGAGGGTCCTGGGCCTTTTTGACACCTGTCTCATGCCGGGAGCGTTTCTCTGCCTCGGTCTCAAGGAGGCTCTCAGCGGCAGGGGGATCGAAGCGCGCTACGCCGAGATGGTGCCGAGGATGAGAATCTACCGGAAAAGCTATGGACAGGAACAGCAGCGGTAA
- a CDS encoding aldehyde ferredoxin oxidoreductase C-terminal domain-containing protein, producing the protein MYQRVLLVDAATGFYKTKKYGFDRYFGPVDLGIHLAEKYRSLNFGVGIFAGSIFPGSNRMVVTGFSPCWQGYYISSMGGAGLVFNNLGVNMLSLTGRAPVPSVLYLNRNHGEEIEVEVVPVDAEAVWREGRTGVYSLTDRVHGMFASRYEKDPRILATGPAALRTDMGGIMSVPINNGKISYVDTWAGRGGFGSAMVREHGIVAVIYGGTAADEDFRDHKVADEWFKNKYNLRLMQKDLEVTTKYRYDEKFDTGGTFGVNYATMGGRIMAFNYRTIYQTEDERADLHRKFIVGHYLKQFNEETITNRQQATCGEPCAAVCKKMNGAYKKDYEPYQTMGPLCGIFDQRAAEKLNHHCDAMGFDAISGGGVLAWLMDLLESGMLTPEELGVTRAPRWDTASFDLVNDSMHNADLGCELIDAILERRGILDFGEGVRKWSRIHSRAKGTALHDRLVYIAFSRRGWMVPNQYWVSGALAPMAIMGKYYMIYSFDFVPPRTLGRMCAERMKKELILDNLGICRFHRGWAEELLPEVMGSLYDSRERFLRSIDVLASRLNSRNSPIFWESARDIDYLHTFLKRKKEVDNDGRPELGAWLEKFETDRVEAARDFWYETLKGIDESLREFF; encoded by the coding sequence ATGTATCAAAGGGTGCTTCTGGTCGATGCCGCCACCGGCTTTTACAAAACGAAAAAATACGGTTTCGACCGCTACTTCGGACCGGTGGACCTGGGGATTCATCTGGCTGAAAAGTACCGGAGCCTCAATTTCGGGGTCGGCATCTTTGCCGGCTCCATCTTTCCGGGATCGAACCGGATGGTGGTGACCGGTTTTTCCCCCTGCTGGCAGGGGTATTACATCAGCTCCATGGGGGGCGCCGGGCTGGTTTTCAACAACCTGGGCGTGAACATGCTCAGCCTCACCGGCAGGGCTCCGGTTCCATCGGTCCTCTACCTGAACCGCAACCATGGGGAGGAGATCGAGGTGGAGGTGGTTCCCGTCGACGCGGAGGCTGTCTGGAGGGAAGGGCGCACGGGCGTTTACTCCCTCACGGACCGGGTCCACGGCATGTTCGCCTCCCGCTACGAAAAGGACCCCCGCATTCTCGCCACCGGCCCGGCGGCCCTCCGTACCGACATGGGGGGGATCATGTCGGTCCCCATCAACAATGGAAAGATCAGTTACGTGGACACCTGGGCCGGTCGCGGCGGCTTCGGCAGCGCCATGGTGCGGGAGCACGGCATCGTGGCGGTAATCTACGGCGGCACGGCGGCCGATGAAGACTTCCGGGACCACAAGGTGGCCGACGAATGGTTCAAGAACAAATACAACCTGAGGCTCATGCAGAAGGACCTGGAGGTGACCACCAAGTACCGCTACGACGAGAAATTCGATACCGGCGGCACCTTCGGGGTGAACTATGCCACCATGGGCGGGCGGATTATGGCGTTCAACTACCGCACCATCTACCAGACGGAAGATGAGCGCGCCGACCTGCACCGGAAGTTCATCGTCGGCCACTACCTCAAGCAGTTCAACGAAGAAACAATAACCAACCGGCAGCAGGCCACCTGCGGCGAGCCCTGCGCCGCCGTCTGCAAGAAGATGAACGGCGCCTACAAGAAGGATTACGAGCCCTACCAGACCATGGGCCCCCTCTGCGGCATATTCGACCAGCGCGCCGCGGAGAAGCTCAACCACCATTGCGACGCCATGGGGTTCGACGCCATCTCCGGCGGGGGGGTGCTTGCTTGGCTCATGGACCTTCTGGAGTCCGGGATGCTGACGCCGGAAGAACTGGGGGTGACCAGGGCGCCCCGGTGGGATACGGCCTCCTTCGACCTGGTCAACGACTCCATGCACAACGCTGACCTGGGATGCGAGTTGATCGATGCCATACTGGAGCGTCGGGGAATCCTCGACTTCGGGGAGGGGGTGCGCAAATGGAGCCGCATCCATTCCCGCGCCAAGGGGACGGCGCTCCATGACCGGCTTGTCTACATCGCCTTCAGCAGAAGGGGGTGGATGGTGCCGAACCAGTATTGGGTTTCCGGAGCCCTTGCCCCCATGGCCATTATGGGAAAGTACTACATGATTTACAGTTTCGATTTCGTCCCCCCGCGGACCCTGGGGAGGATGTGCGCAGAGCGCATGAAGAAGGAGCTTATTCTCGATAACCTGGGGATCTGCCGCTTCCACCGGGGTTGGGCGGAGGAACTCCTTCCCGAGGTCATGGGGTCCCTCTATGACAGCCGCGAGCGGTTCCTGCGCTCCATCGACGTCCTGGCGAGCCGTCTTAACAGCCGCAACAGCCCCATATTCTGGGAATCGGCGCGGGACATCGATTATCTGCACACCTTCCTGAAACGGAAAAAGGAGGTGGATAACGACGGGCGTCCCGAACTGGGGGCCTGGCTCGAAAAGTTCGAGACGGACCGGGTGGAGGCTGCCAGGGACTTCTGGTATGAGACCCTCAAGGGGATCGATGAAAGCCTGCGGGAATTTTTCTGA
- the rbbA gene encoding ribosome-associated ATPase/putative transporter RbbA gives MNAREPAAAAPRPVVRLTGVGLRYGKTPALEDIYLDIPAGCMVGFIGPDGVGKSSLFSLIAGSRAIRFGVVEVLGGSMADRGHRRTVCPRVAFMPQGLGRNLYPTLSVFENADFFARLFGHGRRERERRIFELLRATGLEPFSDRPAGKLSGGMKQKLGLCCALIHDPDLLVLDEPTTGVDPLSRRQFWELIDRIRAKRPRMSVLVATAYMEEAARFDWLVAMNAGRVLATGSPPELLAQTGTATLEEAFIALLPPSQREGYRPVVIPPREVGVSAEAAIEAHDLTMRFGEFTAVDHVSFRIGRGEIFGFLGSNGCGKTTTMKMLTGLLPASEGEAWLFGRPVDPHDIDTRRRVGYMTQSFSLYGELTVWQNLVLHARLFRLPEEGIPARVKEMSERFGLTEVMESLPDALPLGRRQRLSLAVAMIHGPEMLILDEPTSGVDPVARDGFWQIMVDLARRDGVTIFISTHFMNEAERCDRISLMHAGRVLVSDAPAALIEKRGVETLEEAFIGYLEEAAGEVPEGLPETAGETAAAVAPVGAPAVPAVDADSGFFSLRRLFSYTRREALELLRDPIRLTLALLGSAILMFVMGYGISLDVEDLSFAVLDRDQTTLSRDYALNLAGSRYFSERPPITDYADLDRRMRAGEISLAIEIPPGFGRDLLRGTPVAVGAWIDGAMPTRAETVRGYVQGMHAQWLSALARQHTVGSSAAGAATIETRFRYNPDVKSLPAMVPAVIPLLLMMIPAMLTALSVVREKELGSIVNLYVTPVTRLEFLLGKQIPYVALAMLNFLLLTVLAVFVFRVPLKGSFPALAVAALLYVVAATALGLVISTFMRSQIAALFGTALLTLLPAVQFSGMIDPVSSLEGAGAVIGKAYPTTHFLTIARGTFSKGLDFSDLHASFLSLALAVPILIGLGGALLRKQEH, from the coding sequence ATGAACGCGCGGGAGCCGGCAGCCGCCGCCCCCCGCCCCGTGGTTCGGTTGACGGGGGTTGGCCTCCGCTACGGCAAGACCCCGGCGCTTGAGGATATCTACCTAGATATCCCCGCCGGCTGCATGGTCGGGTTCATCGGTCCCGACGGGGTGGGAAAATCGAGTCTTTTTTCGCTCATTGCTGGCTCCCGGGCGATCCGGTTCGGTGTCGTGGAGGTGCTCGGGGGAAGCATGGCCGACCGCGGCCACCGGCGCACAGTCTGCCCCCGGGTGGCCTTCATGCCCCAGGGGCTCGGCAGGAATCTCTATCCTACCCTGTCGGTCTTCGAGAATGCCGATTTCTTCGCCCGCCTTTTCGGCCACGGCCGCCGGGAGCGGGAGCGCCGCATCTTTGAGCTGTTGCGGGCAACGGGCCTTGAGCCTTTTTCCGACCGGCCGGCGGGCAAGCTGTCCGGCGGCATGAAGCAGAAGCTGGGTCTGTGCTGCGCCCTGATTCACGACCCTGATCTTCTGGTCCTGGACGAGCCCACCACCGGCGTCGATCCCCTGTCGCGCCGCCAATTCTGGGAGCTCATCGACCGCATCCGCGCCAAACGGCCAAGGATGAGCGTGCTGGTGGCCACCGCCTACATGGAAGAGGCGGCCCGTTTCGACTGGCTGGTGGCTATGAACGCCGGCCGGGTCCTGGCCACTGGCTCTCCGCCCGAACTCCTGGCCCAGACCGGCACCGCCACCCTGGAGGAGGCGTTCATAGCCCTTCTTCCCCCCTCCCAGCGGGAAGGCTATCGGCCTGTAGTGATTCCCCCCCGGGAGGTGGGTGTTTCCGCCGAGGCAGCCATCGAGGCCCACGACCTCACCATGCGCTTCGGCGAGTTCACAGCCGTCGACCACGTGAGCTTCCGTATCGGGCGGGGGGAGATCTTCGGCTTTCTCGGCTCCAACGGCTGCGGCAAGACCACCACCATGAAGATGCTGACCGGTCTCCTGCCGGCCAGCGAAGGGGAGGCGTGGCTCTTCGGCCGCCCCGTGGACCCTCATGACATCGATACCCGCCGGCGGGTCGGCTACATGACCCAGTCTTTCTCCCTCTACGGCGAGCTGACGGTGTGGCAGAACCTGGTGCTCCACGCCCGTCTCTTCAGGCTGCCGGAAGAAGGTATCCCGGCCCGGGTGAAGGAGATGTCGGAGCGATTCGGGCTGACGGAGGTGATGGAGAGCCTCCCCGATGCCCTGCCCCTGGGGCGGCGCCAGCGTCTTTCCCTGGCGGTGGCCATGATCCACGGCCCGGAGATGCTGATCTTGGATGAGCCTACCTCGGGGGTCGATCCGGTGGCCCGCGACGGTTTCTGGCAGATCATGGTCGACTTGGCGCGGCGGGACGGGGTCACCATCTTCATCTCCACCCACTTTATGAACGAGGCCGAGCGTTGCGACCGGATCTCGCTGATGCACGCGGGGCGGGTGCTGGTGAGCGACGCGCCGGCGGCCCTGATCGAAAAGCGGGGGGTGGAGACGCTGGAGGAGGCGTTCATCGGCTACCTGGAGGAGGCGGCCGGAGAAGTACCTGAAGGCCTGCCGGAAACGGCCGGCGAGACGGCTGCTGCTGTCGCACCGGTGGGGGCGCCGGCGGTACCCGCCGTGGATGCAGACAGCGGTTTCTTCAGCCTGCGCCGCTTGTTCAGCTACACCCGGCGGGAGGCCCTGGAGTTGCTCCGGGACCCGATCCGCCTGACACTGGCGCTCTTGGGGAGCGCAATCCTCATGTTCGTCATGGGATACGGCATCAGCCTGGACGTGGAAGACCTCTCCTTCGCGGTCCTCGACCGGGACCAGACCACCCTTAGCCGCGACTATGCCCTGAACCTCGCCGGTTCCCGCTACTTCAGCGAGCGCCCCCCCATCACCGATTACGCCGATCTGGACCGGCGCATGCGGGCCGGCGAGATCAGCCTGGCCATAGAGATTCCCCCCGGCTTCGGCCGCGACCTGCTCCGGGGGACTCCGGTGGCCGTGGGGGCTTGGATCGACGGCGCCATGCCCACCCGCGCCGAGACTGTGCGCGGCTATGTGCAGGGGATGCACGCGCAGTGGCTGTCGGCCCTGGCGCGGCAGCATACGGTGGGCTCCTCTGCGGCCGGGGCGGCCACCATCGAAACCCGCTTCCGCTACAACCCCGATGTGAAAAGCCTGCCGGCCATGGTGCCGGCAGTCATTCCGCTGCTGCTCATGATGATTCCGGCCATGCTGACCGCCCTGTCCGTGGTGCGGGAAAAGGAACTGGGCTCCATCGTGAACCTCTATGTCACCCCGGTCACCCGGCTGGAGTTCCTTCTCGGCAAGCAGATCCCCTACGTGGCCCTGGCCATGCTCAACTTCCTCCTCCTGACCGTCCTGGCCGTCTTCGTGTTCCGGGTCCCTCTCAAAGGGAGTTTCCCCGCCCTTGCTGTGGCCGCGCTCCTCTACGTGGTCGCAGCCACCGCCCTGGGGCTGGTGATCTCCACCTTCATGCGGAGCCAGATCGCCGCACTTTTCGGTACGGCGCTCCTGACCCTCCTGCCGGCGGTCCAGTTCTCCGGCATGATCGATCCGGTCTCCTCTCTGGAGGGGGCTGGGGCCGTGATCGGCAAGGCATATCCCACCACCCATTTCCTGACCATCGCCCGGGGTACCTTTTCCAAGGGGCTCGATTTCTCCGATCTCCACGCTTCGTTCCTCTCCCTGGCACTGGCCGTCCCCATCCTGATCGGGCTGGGGGGAGCGCTGCTCAGGAAACAGGAGCACTGA